Proteins co-encoded in one Macrobrachium nipponense isolate FS-2020 chromosome 24, ASM1510439v2, whole genome shotgun sequence genomic window:
- the LOC135205832 gene encoding glycine, alanine and asparagine-rich protein-like, with translation MASLKIFFAVLLLGLAVAQDVEEPEREKRGVGVGGGYSGGHGSGGHGSGGYSSGGGGYVIVGAGGGGGHGPSASDIANQAANQATAAAAGLAGAAQAAYGSAASRAASAASAAAQKALAATSGKKAQAAQITIAAQGAQAAAFAESLKAKEAAAAEQEAENTYNLAVATANDIAAAQAEAEAVAAQTGQALRAARQVRNSQASMAWQAQQAANSLNQQQSLALNDLQEAEQAAAQAQAAASKAISKAKSGHGGYGH, from the exons ATGGCCAGTTTGAAGATCTTCTTTGCCGTCCTCCTCCTTG gtctTGCCGTCGCCCAGGACGtggaagagccagaaaga GAGAAACGAGGCGTCGGTGTCGGTGGAGGCTACAGCGGAGGACACGGAAGCGGAGGACACGGGAGTGGCGGATACAGCAGCGGCGGAGGAGGCTACGTCATCGTCGGTGCTGGAGGAGGAGGCGGTCACGGTCCCTCAGCCTCCGACATCGCCAACCAAGCAGCAAACCAGGCCACTGCTGCCGCTGCTGGCCTAGCAGGAGCAGCCCAGGCTGCCTATGGGTCAGCCGCCAGCAGGGCGGCTTCGGCAGCCTCGGCTGCTGCCCAGAAAGCGCTGGCTGCCACGTCGGGGAAGAAGGCCCAGGCTGCTCAGATCACCATAGCTGCCCAAGGGGCCCAAGCCGCAGCTTTCGCTGAGTCGCTCAAGGCTAAAGAAGCCGCAGCGGCTGAGCAGGAAGCCGAGAACACCTACAACTTAGCCGTGGCCACAGCCAACGACATCGCAGCCGCCCAGGCCGAGGCTGAAGCCGTGGCAGCCCAGACGGGCCAGGCGCTGCGCGCCGCTCGCCAGGTGCGCAACTCGCAGGCTTCCATGGCCTGgcaggcgcagcaggctgccaaTTCGCTCAACCAGCAGCAGAGCCTGGCCCTCAACGACCTGCAGGAGGCTGAGCAGGCAGCCGCTCAAGCGCAGGCTGCTGCTTCCAAGGCCATATCGAAGGCCAAAAGTGGCCATGGAGGATATGGACATTAA